A stretch of the Nicotiana tabacum cultivar K326 chromosome 6, ASM71507v2, whole genome shotgun sequence genome encodes the following:
- the LOC107827262 gene encoding uncharacterized protein LOC107827262: protein MEFIRLAKHAPHMVKTEKAKIRRFVGGLAYHIKDTTSAAAVGMKAFSSVVGFSKHLEKDKQLRREEKKLNKKARTTGRFNGTSSRGGRDSSNKESLAPAQFSHQSGGGSSFRRTQSNGNQSHQNQNFRTSSSHSQNHAEQHSHQQSLCGTCKRQHSGQCKLGFHGFYYCGNIGHIKTNCPKLRRNFSGGLTRPSSSSATAVAPPQARGSHNQIRQGAGRGIDRVTQGGGQPRLFATLDRQSAETSAKVITGTEFVGEQATS from the exons ATGGAATTCATAAGGTTAGCTAAGCATGCTCCTCACATGGTTAAGACTGAAAAAGCAAAGATTCGCAGGTTTGTGGGCGGTTTAGCTTACCACATTAAGGATACGACATCAGCTGCAGCAGTAGGGATGAAAGCCTTCTCCTCTGTTGTGGGATTTTCCAAGCACTTAGAGAAAGACAAACAACtaaggagagaagaaaaaaagctCAACAAGAAAGCCCGTACAACGGGCAGGTTTAATGGTACATCCAGCAGAGGTGGAAGGGATTCCTCTAATAAGGAGTCATTAGCACCAGCTCAGTTCAGTCATCAGTCAGGTGGTGGGTCTTCCTTCAGACGTACTCAGAGTAATGGAAATCAGTCTCACCAGAATCAGAAttttaggacatcatcctcacatagCCAGAATCATGCTGAGCAACATTCACACCAGCAAAGTCTTTGTGGAACATGTAAGCGACAACATTCAGGTCAATGCAAGCTCGGGTTTCATGGTTTCTACTATTGTGGAAACATTGGTCATATAAAGACCAACTGCCCAAAGTTGCGACGTAATTTCAGTGGTGGACTAACTCGTCCTTCTAGTTCCTCAGCTACTGCAGTTGCACCACCTCAGGCTCGTGGTTCTCATAATCAGATCAGGCAAGGAGCAGGCAGAGGTATAGACCGAGTTACTCAGGGAGGGGGACAACCCCGTTTGTTTGCTACACTTGATCGTCAGAGTGCAGAGACATCTGCAaaagttattacag GAACCGAATTTGTAGGCGAGCAGGCTACGAGTTAG